GGTTCGTTTCAGCAACTGTTCCATTTTGTGCGGCTAGAAACTTAAATTTTACtcccaaacaacaaaataacaataaaaaaccgtttttttaATATCTCCGTAATTTGGCAGCTGAGATCACGCACACATGCGTCAAATCGCGTGTACGTACACGGGCGAACAGTTTTGGTTGCACGTACACACGCGCactcttcgccaaaaaagagAATTTCTCATACTATGAATAATCGTccgaaaaccataaaaacgGATGTGGAAAAAGCATGAAACGAGCGTGGACtgtcgaggtttttttttatacaaaaacAAAGTTTCCGAACCGCGAATTTGTGAAAGACAAGAATCTTTACGGGATCTATGGATTTTAGGCATTCGTGGAATCAAGTTCCCGTATTTAAAGGCCATCTATCCGTAATCTGTAGCTGCGTGTAAGtaaaaatttattaaaaagcTGTCTTTGCGCACCAAATACATCGAATTTAGGGTTGCTGGTGTCGTTTTAGTCGATGCTGCACCCTTTCCTGGAAACCGATGTCAACTTTGGCCGTAAAGAGTCACTGCAAAAAGTCGGAAACTGGTAAGTAAACTAAACCCTATTTGAAACATTGACGATAGAATTCTCCTTCTAGCGTCCTACAGTTATGACTACGGATAGTTTGTCTTCGAccaaaaggaacgaaacgacGTTCCGGCGTTCCCGGCGCCCCTGGACGGACCAGCAAATAAACGGAGCATCCGAGTGCGGTAAGTACATGCTGCTTGAAACAGGGGAATCAAAAAAACAATCTCCGGCAAGCCTGGAAGATTTCGGAATAATTACACGATGCAGGACGGTCCTGGTTCTGTACGATGTTCGGGGCGCTGCCGGAAAAGATTGAACGAATGCCTTTAGAATATGCCATTTTGGCTGGCAAAAAACTCCATTTGCTTACTGGTTAGAATCTCCCAAATTCAGCAAATTTCTAGATGGaaaatatgtgtttttttgtcaTATCTTTCAAGCCATCATTCAATAATTAGGCATTAAAGTTCGATGAATGAGGCAAAATAATTGTAGTATATATAGTAGCTGCAATTTCCGATCTGATAGTAGCTATTAGTTCATCAATAGTCTTCGGTTTGCTAATATAGAGCTTACTGTTCAAATAGCttatcagaaaaaaaaattcggCGCCGTTTGTGGAGAATCAATATGAAAGAACATGTTAAGAAATATCATCATTCGTTATCAAATAACATGTTAAActggatgttggtttttattttaccaAATTCAAGCCATCCTCCAGGGCATCTTGGAGTATCCAGCAATCTGTACGTGGCATCCAATTGCCAGACCATTGTTCGATTACGTTCTGAAAAAATAATCCCAATGGTCCAAAGCCATTAATTCGGACCCACATACCCACCTTATTTGCTTGATTTTGGTGCAATGTTGATTTAGTCTTACCGGAACGGGTTTTCTTGAATAATGGACTGTGGATGTTACGTTAGTTAcgtttttatttactttacgAATAGTATAGGGATATCTAATAGAAGTTTTTGAGTATTGATTTTTACTTTTGCTTTCACGCTCTCACTTTATACAGTGCTCTATGGTACTGTATTTTCTACCCAACCTCAAAGATGGCAGTGCCTTGCATTGGAGCTTCTAGGACAGTGCAATGATCGGGCAGTTAAACTGCATCGATTCTGTAGCAGCTACCCGACCGAGGACGAGGGCTGCAGTGAATTCATCCACAAACACAGCATCGACTTCAACCTGAATTCACGCTATATCTGATCAAATAATCAAAGTTGCGCTTTGCGGATTTCGTAACGCAGATGAAGTGGCGAATAAGTCCGATTCGGGCTTTCTGCACGAGTTGAGCAATGCGATAGTATAGTTTTGGTTGTACACGCTTAATCAGAAGACACCTAAACTTCATGCATATCCAGTGAAAGTCCTCAGTAAGGGCAAGATTCTCGATAATCAGTAGAGTCACTTGTGGAAGTGTACTTTCTATGTACTAGGAAAATCTCACACACCTGAGAGTTATACCGAAACCGTCCGTTTTTGTTTATATGAATTTGAAATCGGCAGGGTGCACTTGGTCCTTGGGCTCAGCTTTCGCCACTAAAACTGCTAACATTCAAGAACGTTGCAAAGACTCGACCTGTTGGCGCCACGATATTCCAGTAGACCTTAATCCAAAGAGGACTCTTTTATTCTTAATAACATCTGGTGTTCACTATGGATCTACTATCACTTCCTGCATCTCTTTGTAGCTTGTATATCCAGTTGATTATTTTCATTGTTCGAAATTACCGAAAAGCTTCGCTACCAATGTATTCTCCTTTACTGGACTTAGAGATCTTATTAAATGCAATAATCGACGTGTTATCGTTCACGACGAATTTGTGCGAATCTCTTCTGAGATACGGAGGATTAGTGTGGATTTTCTAAGCATAGTTGAGCAAATTATGTCCTTGATCCCGAGGAATTTTGAGCTACTTCAATGGGATTGCTTAGTGATAATGTCGctgataaaaataaagaaaggaGTCTTTCTTTATGCATCAAAttgggaaaaagaaacatttgatGAAAGgcggaatggaaaatcggCGAAccttaaaaatgaatttaataaTATACGACTGGCACAGTGAATAGAGTAGTCATTAGCATATTTCATCGTTTTGCATACGTTATCGtattttgaaacaataaaatgcATTCTTCCTGTTGGATAGTTTTCGCTTCTGGGTGAGTGGATGATACACGGGATGGAAAATGTCAGATTTTCGACGCCGTACATTGTTGGTATCTAGTAGAAGTCTGCTGAAAAAAACAGTCGcggggaaatgaaaatgttttgtttagtgattgattgaaaaagaATTAATTCCCATTTTTGTTACATGTTATCCTGACAATCTGATCATCATGATACAGTGAGATGCTTGGAGAAGAAATGGTACAAACAGATCTATAAATAGCAATACGTCATCGTGTAGTATTTTTACTAAACGCGGTTATGAACAGGACAAAATGACTCGGTATTTAACCGCTCTCGATGTTACGCTCGATGCTACTGAAAGTTAGTGTTACACGCATGAAAGACGAGGACACCGCACGCAACCGGTTCtcaaacaacatttttttacTCGGTGTCTCAATGCTtttttctcttgctttctGGTGTGGTGAGGACAGATTTTACCTTAATTTTTAGCATTCAGATACTCTCGAccttttaatatttttcaagCCAAACTGGCTGAAGTCGCCTCTATCACCATTTCCCTCTCTTTACGGTTCTCTTTTACTTTActgctgttcctttttttcggcgCGATGAATCTCCCACTCAATCGCTTATACTCAATTCAGATGCATGAGGTATGACTAATGTTTATGCGGCATGTATAGCGGCTGAGACATGCGTGCACGAGAACCGGCTTAGTACTTTACCGACTCTCTTCGTGTATGGTTGGAATCAGTCTCTAGCCCATTAAAGTGGCCCAGAGCGATAGTAGTAGCGTGTCACGAAGAGAGTATCGGTTGTCTTAGTTATCGGTTTGTGTTGATTGTGTTTCATAAAATAGTTAAATGACCTAAGCTAAAATCCACTATGTGCCTCTAGTACCAGATTTACACGTTTCGCCACAAAACCTATTAGAACCTAGCTTATCGGGTACAGTGCAAATCATGGAACACCCGTGTTAAATCTAGCTGAGGCGATTGAATCGGTCACGAGGAAAGGATTAGTCTGCTTGTTATAGAATACTTTGTGCACCCCAGATTAAAGTTATCATTTTTGGTGTAAATGATTGTGGTTTACATGGCTGTAGTGTAGTGAAAGGATGAAGTGTTTTCCAGTTGAATACTGTAGTGTACCAATAGGTGTGTCCCTTCAGTGATATTCCTGAGCTGAATCTTCCAGAGATCGTCTCGAGTAATAACGATTCGAGGCCAAAGCATCGCTTCGAGAATATATGTGCTTGTGCGTAGCACACATTCATACAGACACCACCAACCCGGTGCGGTCGGTTGGGACTGGTTCACCGGCGTGACGTGATCGTCTGGCCTTGCTGCAACCTGAAACCAACTACCACCTTCACGAAAGGCATCGGAACAACTTCGCCGAGTGTATTGGGGTTGAATCCTACGTCACTTTTGCCATCGAAAAAGGTAACAAACGTACGTTTTGTAACGATTTATCCATCTGGGATTCCTGGTCTCAAAACATGCCACAATCTTTTACTTCATTGTCTCATGTTCCGTTTTCGGTTGTTGACCTTGGAACTTGTTACCATAACCATAACCATGTTTACTATGGGTATCGGAAGATAACATGAAATAAGGTTATGATTAATCCGCCATGGTTTCGGAAATAGTCAGCAGTTATTTCTCTACAACCTAATGGAACCATATATTTATGCATTGGCTTTTCATTCTATCTGAAATGATCATGTTGTGGCATATCGGCACATTATTCTTAGATAGGACGCTTAGTAAGGAGGCTATAGCTTCATGCATCCTCCTGTTTGCATGTCTACTGATATTCGGATAATATTCATTTATATGTAATTCTTTTGCGATCAGTTTTTTCGTACTCGTCATGATTGTGTCATATTGCAGCTGATAACAGCCGAGTTATACCAACAAATGGCCCAATAATATTCTTGGTTCGACCCTGCCCGTTCATACACCTTTCAGTCGAATGGAATCACTTCGCTTTCTGGCGGTACGTTTTTGGGATgggatgatcattcgaagccTACCATGCGCAGCGAGGGCAaacaacgttttgaaccaaacGCACACATTCAAGGTAGTGATCTTCAACGAGATGATGCTAGCGGTAGGTTTATGTCTCCCGTATGGTCTTCTGGCGAACGGATTGACCATTTCAAGCAAGAGCATTTTTCATATTGCGAGTTTGGTCGTGTTAGGAATACTATTCCACTCCCACACGGTCTCAAAAGTATTACGCCGCTTGGGTAGCGCTGGGGGTTGTGGAGTCCAAGGGAATTCTAAAAacgaattttgaaaaaaaaaatgagaagaagTCTAAAATTATGACTATGCCAAAAACGTAAAATGTTCGTTCATGcgggttttatttttggaattCGTTCAACTACGCATACGCACCTCCTGGTGGTGTGTCGGTTACTGGTAGTGGTAAGGAAaagatagtagtagtagatcgCAGATCACCTCACATTTAACCACAATTTCTTCTAACAACAAAGATAGTATGAACATCTGAGGTGTTATTCACAGGTATGTGTGGCGTGGTTCGCACAAAAAGATTTTCTTTCACCCCATGTATTCCATGGACAGCTGACAAAAATAAGTAGTTTTATTTGAAATCTTTGTATCAGTTTGAAACAACATTTAAACTGAAcaaagaaatatttttaaaaaatccttGGAAAGGAGATATCAATAAAAGATTAATATATTAGACCCGATTAATTAAATGGTTATATCTTTACAAATATTGATGACATTTGACTTATCGTTCATCCCTTCCTTTAGAGAATCAATTAAATCGAATATTGGGGGTTTTCTTTAAATAATCCTTTTTGCTCATATCATTTTGAATGAATTTTGCTatcctcgttcgctcgttgtacataaaaaatataagTTAATAGTGACAACGGAAACTAGAAACAGCACGTAATTTTTTTCTAATTCAATGACAAACTCAATAAGAACTAACGAAAACACACATGCAAAGTAAAACATGAAAGGTGAACCACAAATCATGATGGCATTGTTGCAACATGTGATCCTTTTGTTGAATACACGTTTAGGTCAACAAACCATAATTGAATTATATAGCTGTCACATCAGTTGGTGGTTCGACTCAATGGCCCAACTGATGTTATCTGTGTGACGGTTTGTAGTACATGCTGCGAATCAACTTTATAGTTAAATTCAATAGTTTGCCGTATGGATTGTTATGCTGCTATTCAATCTACAAGATTGCAATACATTGCTCATCTATCGTATGATTCGTGTTCCAAAAATGGCAGTTTAGTTCGTAGTTAGTGTTGTCATCGACAATAAGAAAACGTAGGATTTCCTAAAATATAGCTATATTACTATTACATATATTCTATAAAATGTACGCAGAACAGTAacttaaattcatttttaataatttttgtATACCATTCTATACAGTTTTCTCCATTCACATGAAAAATTAGCTATACTGCCCAATATGATGTATACCTACTGTAATGCGGCATGCAGTAGTAAATGAATTAATGTTGTAGTAGTAAATGAACTAATATTAATGAAAATGATTAATACCTTTAGCAGATGCAAACAGTATGCAATTTATATTGCATTTGTTCGACCACGTGCACCAAAAGCGATATTTCTAACATGAATCTCTATTTCTTGAAGTAATTGATAGTATGTTAGATAACAAGGCGTCTTTggagaagaaaagtaaaacacaAAAGAGAAACTGGCTTcgaaacggtttcgtttaaaGATAAACTAGACGAGAGAAGCAATTGATCAGCTATGGAGGCTGGACCAGTGCAGAGTTTGAACCGTTTGTCCACATTCATAAATCAGGCAAGggaaaaaccattttgtcgCCAATTTTTTCTTACCAACTCTGGCGAGGATGTGAAATGAAAGATCAATGAAAAAGGAGAGTATAgataattaaaatcaaattatgtCGCAAATTTAAGACTGGTCCCTTATCATGCTATTTCTCACGCAAAGGATGTTGCGACGAGTTGTATCTATTGGAACATTCTCATAAAATGCTGCACACTGTACCCATCTATGTCTTCACATCTGCTTGGCTCACTGAATGAATGTCCATATtatgagcgagcgaacaacaAATTGTACGCGATCTGATTTATAGTTAGGATTGGTAAGTACGATTCGAGCGTTGCCAATCATAAAGAGTGGACATGTTCACAACATTAATGGAAACGTAATGCCCCCGCATCTCTTGGCGCGAGTAGAGTACGTTGTATGATGGTAGattcgctgctgctaattGATATGTATTCGCAACATTGGACGTTTTGTGATTGCGATCGTCATGGATTCTCTATAGCCTCGTGTGATCGGCAACTGGTTTGGTCGTTGATTTTAGCCTTCTGGCACTGGTGGTAACGTCTTGATGGTGTGCCATGTGGGGTCGATCGACTATGCTATGTCCATGGCCTACGACGAACAAGTTTTAACTCAACGCAACGCAGTGGTAGGTCGGGGCCCTGTAGCACTGAAATTCCGTCACCATTTATGGTCAGCATCTTCTCAATCGGTATTGTGTCAAACAGCACATTTCGCATACAGACATGCACAGACACATGATAATTGCATGTAGATATGTTCCGCACTCTTGCACGCATCGCTCCAGTCGATACTGTGCACCCGGTGGTACGTTGTCTGAGCAGTGTCTCGATTCTCTGCTTACTTCGTATTCTTCGACGGAGAACAACCAAAACGTGTCTTCTCAAAAAAGGAGAGACTTGCGGCCATAAATGCCTTTCGGTGAGTGGATTCGATCTTGACGTGTTGCAGCTGAGGGAGTTTTGTTGGTAGTTTCTCGCGGTTGAGAGTTGATAGTGTGAGCATTGCGAAGTTTTGGTGTCATGATCCACGGTACTTTCGGGGAGGTGtgattggtttcctttttgggcAAAATCGAAGCGTTGAGTGGCTATGCGGTGTTTGTAGTTCAGTTGAACTGAAACCGCCAACCCGTCGTACGAACAGATTTATCTTGGATATGGCGGCAACTGGCGTACAGCGACTTCTTGAAGGCAAAATATAGACAGACTAGACAGGACAACACGTCCATTCGTCATCTAGTATGTTTATAGAACtgtaaaatgaaatatactaccgaaatgaaatggaatgcttGGGCATTAATTTTTGCATCGGTTTTTTAGGAGGCATCTGTATTCGCTTCAAACGATTGACTGACCTCTATTTTGCGTAAACGCATCTAAAGTGTGCCTTTATTAATTTTACCATGACAAAACATTTCTACAAGCGAATTGTGGCAAACATATTGGTCTGCCTGTACGTAAGCATTCTGTTTTTAAATGTCTTTTTCCTATCGTTTTCAAATAATTGTAGGTGGTATTAGGGCCATAGACTGTCCTTGAACAATGTCGGTTGCACGTGTGACGGTCGccagaaacagaaaacggTGGAACGTCCCTGGCAGTAAGACTACAACTACAGTATCCATTCATTGACGGCATTCTTAAGTGGAATGGACGAAATTCAGAGTCGGTAAAATATACTTTTTCCATCGCTCACGATGATTGCATTATGAGTGCTTGCAAACGTGTTAACCCATAGTAACCTGTATAATCAATTTCCAGTTTTTCTGGATAATTgtatgatgttttttttcttaatttccTTCCTGAAGTCGTATATCCTAGGTGAAAGATAACTGTACAATATTTTACTGCACTTGGAATACTGCTTCAACGCAATTCGAGAGATTCGTTTGcggtaaacaaaaaaatgtgcatATTATTAGCCAAGATAACGCAAAATATGTTTCGGGCGGATATGTTGTTCTGTCTATCAAGAGTAATGGAGAGTAATCAAGAGTAAAGACAGATTATGTGATACTCATTAAACTCCTGGATGTTTTAGAGCTAAGCACCACATGGCTAATAACAAATCGAATAACAAATCGATATATGGGAACATCCTAACCGATATCACTATCGCGGATTGATgaatcatcgacatcgatttAAATCGAAACCTAAAATACTCTGGTGCATACTACTTCTATTACTACATATACTACCATTCATACAGTTATGTAAGCTATAGGTTTCGATGATTGATTGTCCACTATCGATGAAATGCTTCGATAGTCATGTAGcaaaagttgaatggtttatCTTTTCTTTCATAAAAGCAAACTTTAAATTTGCATTGTCGTCATCGATCTAGTTTATGGTgtggatttcaattttaatttttgaaaaagcGATGATACGGAAATATATTTGTAAACAACGTCATCCAGAACATTCAATTAACGCACGTTAAAATATAAGCTAGAACAGGTGTGGCTGTGATCTGATCTGCGGCACTGAAATATCAGCAtgatgcaaaaatgcaaaacatttttttgaccTGCGACAATACCATAACTGATTGTGAGTAACACGTAATGTTTAATTCTGTAACATAATGTTTGTAATGGATTCTTCatgttggttgtggttttaATGTGTAACGTTATATGAGTTAATCGGTATATCTTcgaatcgatctatttgaagcAATCACAATCACAGCCACATCATGGCAATCAAAATTCTATTAGTAGTTACATTTGGTGCCCTTGAATGTACGCAGTCACTGTAGATGGGTGTTACTGCAatgaattccattttcttccataCTGTATGTTGAAAGAGTTGAAAGcagcaataataaaaaaataaattcttCGTAGAGCAGGTTCAACCATGATATCCTTGTTTGGTGTAGTGTTTTGAATTATCTACTATATGGTTTCTGATATGGTGAGAACGACATGTCAGTGGCCAGACCATGAAGCACCATATGGCAATAACTTTTGACATATTGCCGAGGGCTAACTGAGCTCTACAATCACGTTTATGTTCAATTGCGGGTAAGGTTGTTTATTGTACAGCTTCAAGTTCTGCAAATGGGCACATAGAAACTGTAGTTTCGAagtttaaaatcaaattacCACTTTTCAAAGCTATACTAGTCCTGCCGTGAATTATAATTATGGACGCCTTGCGGTAGTGGTTTGGGTTTAATTGATGCGGTAGCTATTGGATAATGTTCTTCAATTCAAACTATTCAAACTATACGAATAATACAAACTGCAtacatttttcataatttataacatactactgtgtccaaaaagtaaggtgacattggatgtattttgaaagttccttaatttttcttccaaatcattttttttgccatcaatgtaatccctcccagacacaatgcacttatgccgacgaattttccagttttctaaacacgcgaaaatgtcgtctttaggaatggccttcagcacctttttcgcagcggcttgaatctgctctatcgtgtcaaaacagtgtccccggaacgtaattttgggcttgtctaatagccagaagccaaatgtaactaaatcaggcgcatacggttttatcggaacgatatgagtgaaaatattggcaaaaaagtcacagaaaaccaacgaagtgttagatggtgcattatcgtgatcgaacactgacgcgcctaagatgaaaaacattcttccaaatgtaattagcggatatgtttgatatgcaaatatcatcaacaaagtctcttgttgttaatcgacggtttcccaacaccaaatctttgattttttggacgtgagctgcatcgattgtcgttggtggtcgtctagagcgttcttcctcttcaaatcgttcccgaccctcctggaagtctttccaacaagtgtaaataatttttattgacgtagtatcgtcactaaagatattctgtaccattcgcattggtatatttgcagcagaaaaaatatttttaatgcaaattctttgtttaaaaatttacgacatggagaaaaacgaagaatgcacttttagcagttcacaaaaaatacgtatctcaaacactagtgaatattttgacgtgaaacttgccatggttgttaataacagtgctgacaacatataaaaaagtacaaaactaaagatatccttttatgcgggcaatttggacaccgtgtcaccttactttttggacacagtagtattgTTATGAATGTTTTCTTACAGGGTTATgaattctttctttcttcatcgACAGGATCGATTTGAAAATACACAAATTAATAGGCGTCTCcatgttcttgttgttttgaatctttttttatttgtttaagatattttattcaaaatattTAAGAATACATTTCCAAGAGTACAAACTGCCTCGAAGTCATAAATTAATATCTATATACCAGATTGACCTTCAATGTGATGCTAAATATTTTGCATACCTATAAAGACTGTAAGTCCGAATAGAGTATTGCGTGTAATCTTGAATCCGACGAACACTCCATTCCAAATGATTTATGGACGAGATATTCAAGTGCCATTGTAAAGATGTTACGAATAGAACCCGACGAGTTGGATGGACAATTTGGAGGACTTATATTGTTCCTCTGAGGTTTCACGATCATTCACCCTGTCTGCCTGTTCCAAGACCGCGTGCATATTGTAAAGCAGATGCGAACAAGCACATTGTCGCCAAATGGGAAACAGTAGTACAAACAGGGAAAATAGCTTTCACTTTGTGTCGATTTGAGTtaccacacactcacacgcaccgTATGTATCATCACTGACACCTTGGAACGATTCATCCTTGGGTGGCTGTTCTTAACTGTCGTGAAGTTGGTGCACCACAATACAGAGTATTTCTCACAAATGTGTAGTTGTGTGACAAAGATTCAGATCGGCAGTAACAATAGGTTCGTTTGTATAAAATAACTTACAGCGTACTTTTGGTCCTCATTTGTTGATTACCACAGCATTCGGCTACAGCAAAGGTGTGCCATTCGTTGAGAATTCCGCAAAGTGATAAAAATTAAGTTAGTGCGTGTTTTAACGTGAGTGTTTAATGCCAACAGTGTACAGGACGATGTTAAAGCTATAACAGACTTATAAATTAAGTCATTAGCATAGTTATTGGGCATTATAATCGAAAGGGTTGACAAGAATAAATTTCTTACCATCCTTGGGACAGCTGCACATTCCCATAAATGAGTCCTATTTATCCCCCTGTGCCATTAAATGCTATTTTTGAGGAGTTGTTGTAAATTAACGAAAGAGTTCGCGGAAACGAGCTTATTACTGTTGTCTAATTCtgctttttcttatttttgtttaatatgTTTTCTTCCCACAGCATTAATTGGTGATTAACATTCAGCACATTCATACTGCAAACGCAGTTTGGAATCTACGTTTCAAACTGGATGATCGGAAAGTGTGCAGTTTCctgaaattaataaaatagGCGGCATGGGAAAGGATTATTACAAAATCCTCGGTATTCCGAGAGGATCATCCGATGAGGACATAAAGAAGGCTTATCGGAAACTTGCGTTGAAGTATCATCCtgataaaaacaaatcaccCGGTGCAGAGGAAAAGTTTAAAGAAGTAGCTGAAGCTTATGAGGTTTTGTCTGATAAAAAGAAACGAGAGCTATACAATAAATTTGGGGAAGAAGGCCTGAAAGGACGTAAGTATTATGAAATTCAAACCTTCGGTTGAATTGGTAATGAATGCCATTTACTTCTTTTCTCATAAATCTAAGGTGCATCCAATGGTACATCTAATACTTCACAAAACTTTACATACGAGTTCCATGGCGACCCAAGAGCAACATTTGCCCAATTTTTCGGTTCGAGTGACCCGTTCGGATCATTTTTTGATATGCACAACGACAGTCTATTTAACAGCAGTATTTTCAACGATGATGACTTCTTCACACCATTTAGTGGGCTCGGTGGTAACAGGCATGGCTTAGGGGGAGCCTTTAGGTGAGCTTTATTAGGATGATTTCGTATACCAAGGATACCTAACAATATTCCATTACCATACCTTCTCTAACAGGTCACACTCGTTCAACGTCCATTCGCCactgaaaaaggaaaaagtgcAGGATCCGCCAATTGAACACGACCTGTATGTGACATTAGAAGAAATCTATCATGGCTgtgtgaagaagatgaaaatctCCCGAGGAGTCCTGCAGCCGGATGGTACATCAAAGAAGGAGGACAAATATGTAAGCATATCGATCAAACCTGGTTGGAAATCTGGAACGAAAGTAACCTTCCAGAAGGAAGGCGATCAAGCTAAAGGAAAAATACCTGCCGACATTGTTTTCATCATACGCGACAAACCACATGTCTGGTTCCGGCGGGAAGGCAGTGATCTCCGTTATACTGCTCGATTAACTCTTAAACAGGTAAGTGTGTAGTTGTTAGATTTTAAAAGGGAAGCCATAAGCATTTTGCAATAagcataaatattttttcaaatgTGCATAATAGATTTACATTGCTCACAGTACGGTAATGTTGCACTGTATTTTGAACTTGGGCGAATAATGTTAAATGTTATTTTGAACTGAATAAGTTAAATCGCAACTTGCTGCACTGCTTCATCGAATAATGATAGTGattaataatgataatgatgaataGTAATAGTGATTAATATGAGCACTTTTTAcaatcatttccttttttctaagGCTCTCTGTGGCGTCATATTTGAGGTCCCTACGATGACTGGAGAAAAATTACGCATTAGTACAAAGCAGGAGATAATAAAGCCTAACACGGTGAAACGAATTCAAGGCTATGGTCTACCGTTTCCTAAAGAGCCATCACGGAAGGGAGACTTGCTGGTAGCATTCGACATCAAATTCCCGGATAAATTGACGACATCAGAGAAGGAAGTACTTAATGATATGCTCCCTAATGCATAGCCTTCCAACCGTTATAAGGCATAGGGAATTATCCATCGCAAATTCAAATGCTCTTGcgttattttctttttgtttttaataatttcacTAATTTCGCTATTACCGACTGTTGATGGGTATTTAATGAgaatatttaaattgaattgatcTTGTAAATAGTGCCATGGTGCTCGTAGCTTTTGACACCTTTTTGCTACAGAGACACCTATTCTGCTCGTTGATGAATCGAACATTTCAGAT
The sequence above is a segment of the Anopheles darlingi chromosome 2, idAnoDarlMG_H_01, whole genome shotgun sequence genome. Coding sequences within it:
- the LOC125950231 gene encoding dnaJ protein homolog 1, translating into MGKDYYKILGIPRGSSDEDIKKAYRKLALKYHPDKNKSPGAEEKFKEVAEAYEVLSDKKKRELYNKFGEEGLKGRASNGTSNTSQNFTYEFHGDPRATFAQFFGSSDPFGSFFDMHNDSLFNSSIFNDDDFFTPFSGLGGNRHGLGGAFRSHSFNVHSPLKKEKVQDPPIEHDLYVTLEEIYHGCVKKMKISRGVLQPDGTSKKEDKYVSISIKPGWKSGTKVTFQKEGDQAKGKIPADIVFIIRDKPHVWFRREGSDLRYTARLTLKQALCGVIFEVPTMTGEKLRISTKQEIIKPNTVKRIQGYGLPFPKEPSRKGDLLVAFDIKFPDKLTTSEKEVLNDMLPNA